A genomic segment from Nitrospirota bacterium encodes:
- the glgP gene encoding alpha-glucan family phosphorylase yields MVQKANEQRTVAYFSMEIGIDEKIHTYSGGLGVLAGDTIRSAADLKVPMVAVTLLYRKGYFRQKLLPDGWQEEQPSPWAVEELLHEESRRVWVLVEGRTVHLRAWRYEVKGVGGFRAPIYFLDADLPENSEWDRELTQSLYGGDEHYRLSQEVILGIGGVRMLRALGYENIQSFHLNEGHAALLTLELLDEEAKRAGRRSLAKDDAEAVRKQCVFTTHTPVPAGHDKFPIDLARKVIGDRDDFFGIDGVLYEGNILNMTYLALNLSSYVNGVAQKHGEVSRLMFAGYSIEAITNGVHAATWVSEPFRELFDRHIPIWQQDNFSLRYALSIPKQEVWDAHMQAKKRLIGFVNRETGAGMDENVLTIGFARRATTYKRADLLFHDLDRLRRISAETGKIQVIYAGKAHPRDQGGKELIKRIFRAKQALANDIKIAYLEDYNMTLGAMITSGVDIWLNTPEPPMEASGTSGMKAALNGVPNLSVLDGWWIEGHIEGLTGWSIGDIARGKGENRDHSLDVATLYDKMEQAIVPLFYRDRERFVDVMIYSIAINGSFFNTHRMMQEYVLNAYFSR; encoded by the coding sequence ATGGTTCAGAAAGCGAACGAACAGCGGACAGTCGCCTATTTCTCAATGGAAATAGGGATTGATGAGAAGATTCACACTTACAGCGGTGGCTTGGGGGTGCTGGCCGGAGACACGATCCGCTCCGCGGCCGATCTCAAGGTTCCTATGGTTGCGGTCACGCTACTCTACCGCAAAGGGTACTTCCGACAGAAACTCCTGCCGGATGGCTGGCAGGAAGAACAACCTTCGCCATGGGCAGTCGAGGAACTGCTTCACGAGGAGTCCCGGAGAGTATGGGTCCTCGTAGAAGGGCGAACCGTTCATCTTCGGGCCTGGCGATATGAAGTCAAGGGGGTTGGTGGCTTTAGAGCACCGATCTATTTCCTGGACGCCGATCTGCCCGAGAATTCGGAATGGGACCGCGAACTGACTCAATCCCTGTACGGCGGGGACGAACACTACCGACTGTCGCAGGAAGTGATTCTGGGCATCGGCGGAGTCAGGATGCTTCGCGCCCTGGGCTATGAGAACATCCAAAGTTTCCATCTGAACGAAGGGCACGCAGCTCTCCTGACGCTTGAGCTGCTGGACGAGGAGGCGAAAAGGGCCGGCAGGAGATCGCTTGCTAAAGACGACGCGGAAGCAGTGCGGAAACAATGTGTTTTTACGACGCATACCCCTGTTCCTGCCGGGCACGATAAGTTTCCCATCGATCTCGCACGAAAAGTGATCGGAGACAGGGATGATTTCTTTGGAATAGATGGGGTACTTTACGAGGGGAACATTCTGAATATGACTTATCTGGCCCTCAACCTGAGCAGCTATGTCAACGGGGTGGCCCAAAAACATGGAGAGGTCTCCCGGCTGATGTTCGCCGGCTATTCCATCGAGGCGATAACCAACGGCGTTCATGCGGCCACCTGGGTCTCGGAACCGTTCCGGGAACTTTTCGATCGGCATATCCCCATCTGGCAACAGGACAATTTCAGCCTTCGCTATGCCCTGAGCATTCCGAAGCAGGAGGTGTGGGATGCCCATATGCAAGCCAAAAAAAGGCTGATTGGCTTTGTCAACAGGGAAACCGGCGCCGGGATGGATGAGAACGTGCTGACCATCGGCTTTGCCCGGAGGGCCACGACCTACAAAAGAGCCGACCTTCTATTCCATGACTTGGACCGTCTGAGGAGGATTTCTGCAGAAACCGGCAAAATCCAGGTGATCTATGCCGGCAAGGCACACCCGCGGGATCAAGGTGGAAAGGAACTCATCAAGCGGATTTTCCGGGCGAAGCAAGCCCTCGCAAACGATATCAAGATCGCGTACCTCGAGGATTACAACATGACGCTGGGGGCGATGATAACCTCAGGGGTCGACATCTGGTTGAACACCCCCGAGCCTCCAATGGAGGCCTCGGGAACCAGCGGGATGAAAGCAGCTCTCAACGGCGTTCCCAACCTGAGCGTGCTGGACGGCTGGTGGATCGAGGGGCATATCGAAGGGTTGACCGGCTGGTCCATCGGCGATATCGCCCGGGGAAAGGGAGAAAATCGCGACCACTCTCTGGATGTTGCGACCCTGTACGACAAAATGGAACAGGCCATTGTTCCCCTCTTCTACCGCGACCGGGAGCGGTTCGTCGACGTGATGATCTACTCCATCGCCATCAACGGTTCGTTCTTCAATACCCACAGGATGATGCAGGAATATGTGCTCAATGCCTATTTTAGCCGCTGA
- a CDS encoding 1-phosphofructokinase family hexose kinase, giving the protein MKEIIAFTMNPAIDKSSSVDHVIAERKLYCKAPRFEPGGGGVNVARAIKKLGGESLLLFPSGGLTGHRLTDLLDREGIIHRSLPIEGMIRENLVILDESTGQQYRFGMPGPIFRDEEWKRCLHELSAISPKPDYLVASGSLPPGLPDDIYAQVARSGKDNGVRVIVDASGKALNLALQEGVYLIKPNVREFKDLIGKDIKEESQIKAEARKMVKSGRCEVLVISLGAAGALLASGNTAEHISAPTVPIVSKVGAGDSMVAGMVLSLAQGKPLRESVLFGMAAGAAAVMTPGSELCRREDTVRLYQEMISEAD; this is encoded by the coding sequence ATGAAAGAAATAATTGCCTTTACGATGAACCCTGCAATCGACAAGAGTTCGAGTGTTGATCATGTTATTGCGGAACGGAAGCTCTACTGCAAAGCTCCGCGTTTTGAACCGGGAGGAGGGGGCGTTAATGTTGCCCGGGCGATAAAAAAGCTTGGAGGAGAATCGTTGCTTCTCTTTCCCTCAGGTGGACTGACAGGACACAGGCTGACAGACCTGCTGGATCGGGAAGGCATAATCCACAGGTCGCTTCCCATAGAGGGAATGATCCGGGAGAATCTTGTTATTCTCGATGAATCCACGGGACAACAATATCGCTTTGGTATGCCGGGACCGATTTTTCGCGATGAGGAATGGAAACGATGTCTCCATGAGCTGTCCGCTATCAGTCCCAAACCCGATTACCTGGTCGCCAGCGGAAGTCTTCCTCCGGGTCTGCCGGATGACATTTACGCACAGGTGGCACGCAGCGGCAAAGACAATGGGGTGAGAGTAATCGTTGATGCTTCCGGTAAAGCCCTGAATCTGGCGCTGCAGGAAGGCGTCTATCTCATTAAGCCGAATGTTCGTGAATTCAAAGACTTGATAGGGAAAGATATCAAAGAGGAATCGCAGATAAAGGCGGAGGCCCGAAAGATGGTAAAAAGCGGCCGCTGCGAAGTGCTGGTCATTTCTCTCGGCGCTGCAGGCGCTTTGTTGGCTTCCGGGAATACTGCCGAACATATATCGGCGCCTACCGTGCCGATCGTCAGCAAGGTCGGGGCCGGAGACAGCATGGTGGCCGGTATGGTCCTGAGCCTTGCCCAGGGGAAACCGCTGCGGGAATCCGTACTGTTCGGGATGGCAGCCGGAGCTGCCGCTGTCATGACCCCGGGCTCGGAGCTGTGCCGGAGGGAAGATACCGTGCGGCTGTATCAGGAAATGATTTCAGAGGCTGACTAA
- a CDS encoding hydroxyacid dehydrogenase, translated as MKIVVFEVEEWERPSFDRLGDEHEIIFVGDMLTKDNVKQYADAEVVAPFIYSDLSAEVLKNLTYLKLVATRSTGFDHIDLDYCKDNGITVCNVPVYGDNTVAEHVFGLLLAISHNLIAAVDRTRRGDFSQTGLQGFDLLGKTLGVIGTGSIGRCVIEIAKGFRMNVVAFDVKQDEEMASSLGFRYLTLDELFATSDIITLHVPSNEKTRNLISVKAFAKMKDGVVLINTARGDIVDVKALVKAIGDGKVAAAGLDVLPDESVIREEAELLYSVYRKKCVLDTLLANHILLRLRNVIITPHSAFNTREAVERILNTTVENIISFMKGEAGNVVARK; from the coding sequence ATGAAAATCGTTGTTTTTGAGGTGGAGGAATGGGAACGCCCTTCGTTTGACAGACTGGGAGATGAACATGAAATCATATTTGTGGGTGACATGCTTACAAAGGACAACGTAAAGCAGTATGCGGATGCAGAAGTCGTTGCCCCCTTTATCTACTCGGATCTTTCCGCTGAAGTTCTTAAAAATCTGACTTACCTGAAACTGGTCGCCACCCGGTCAACCGGTTTCGATCATATCGATCTTGATTACTGCAAAGATAATGGTATAACAGTCTGTAATGTTCCTGTATACGGAGACAATACAGTCGCAGAGCATGTATTTGGACTTCTTCTGGCAATAAGCCACAATCTGATTGCTGCAGTCGACCGGACGAGGAGGGGGGATTTTTCCCAGACGGGCCTCCAGGGATTCGATCTGCTCGGCAAAACACTGGGCGTTATCGGAACAGGGAGCATAGGCCGGTGTGTTATCGAAATAGCCAAGGGGTTCCGCATGAATGTCGTGGCCTTTGACGTGAAACAGGACGAGGAAATGGCATCCAGTCTGGGGTTCCGCTATCTGACACTGGATGAGCTTTTTGCGACTTCCGATATCATAACCCTTCACGTCCCTTCCAATGAGAAGACGCGCAATCTTATTTCCGTTAAGGCGTTTGCAAAGATGAAAGACGGTGTTGTCTTGATCAATACCGCCCGGGGTGATATAGTTGACGTAAAAGCACTTGTAAAAGCGATTGGCGACGGCAAGGTAGCTGCGGCAGGTCTCGATGTGCTGCCCGACGAGTCGGTTATCCGTGAAGAGGCGGAATTGCTGTATTCGGTGTACCGGAAAAAGTGCGTTTTAGATACCCTGCTGGCCAACCACATTCTTTTGCGTCTGCGCAACGTGATCATTACCCCTCACAGCGCATTCAACACGCGCGAGGCTGTCGAACGCATTCTGAATACAACAGTAGAGAATATTATTTCTTTTATGAAGGGCGAAGCCGGGAATGTGGTTGCAAGGAAATGA
- a CDS encoding L-lactate permease, producing the protein MNLATQGILAILPVITIMVIMLVFRWSAARAGVIGLFVTVLLSWLVFGFGSDVYGNIGTVAAMGGALSEAVFTSTTILWIIFPALCIHHLQVHTGAIDTVKLKTASLSTDPRIAALLIFWFFALFIEGLAGFGTPVALTAPFLVSMGFRPVDSVALALIGHSVGVSFGAVGTPILPQIASTGFDGLELSGATGLYHGILGWVMILIAMFMVTKSMQVRKDASGHIWVWTFLAAVLFLFPFFGISRWVGPELPTLGGALFGGLGFVAILKIAGGGNKQSENGPPAKDIRGSRGKLLRVTAPYWILVSLILITRLIPGVREVLNSFAWEWTLLDTFHGRFEPFYHPGTMLFVGFVAGALVQRAGQADMKAAVSQSIKKLLPVTIALVAMLSLSRIMIHSGMIDSLSAGAAHAAGSFWPILSPMVGVLGTFVTGSATASNILFTDFQQTVARNLGLPVLTMIGAQGFGAAVGNIICPHNIIAGGATVGLAGQEGKILGKTILACSVYSLLGGLLAIWLTR; encoded by the coding sequence ATGAACCTCGCAACGCAGGGGATTCTGGCAATTCTGCCTGTTATAACCATTATGGTGATCATGCTCGTGTTCAGGTGGTCTGCTGCCAGAGCCGGAGTCATCGGTTTGTTCGTGACGGTTCTCCTGTCCTGGCTGGTTTTCGGCTTCGGCAGCGACGTTTACGGTAATATCGGAACAGTTGCGGCAATGGGGGGCGCTCTCTCTGAAGCGGTATTCACCTCAACCACCATCTTATGGATCATCTTTCCCGCTCTCTGCATTCATCATCTGCAGGTTCATACCGGAGCAATCGATACCGTGAAGTTGAAAACTGCGTCTCTGTCAACAGATCCGCGAATCGCAGCTCTCTTGATTTTCTGGTTCTTCGCCCTGTTCATCGAAGGTTTGGCGGGGTTTGGGACGCCTGTCGCCCTGACCGCGCCCTTTCTTGTGAGCATGGGGTTTCGTCCGGTTGACTCAGTGGCGCTGGCCCTAATCGGACACTCGGTTGGAGTTTCTTTCGGAGCTGTCGGAACCCCGATTCTGCCGCAGATTGCTTCAACAGGATTTGACGGACTCGAATTGTCCGGAGCTACAGGTTTGTACCATGGGATTCTGGGCTGGGTCATGATCTTAATTGCGATGTTTATGGTTACAAAGTCCATGCAAGTCAGGAAAGACGCTTCAGGTCATATATGGGTCTGGACTTTTCTTGCCGCTGTCCTCTTTCTATTCCCGTTTTTTGGAATCTCAAGATGGGTCGGTCCGGAGTTGCCCACGCTCGGCGGGGCCTTATTTGGGGGATTGGGTTTTGTTGCCATACTGAAAATCGCCGGGGGTGGAAACAAACAGTCTGAAAATGGACCGCCGGCAAAAGATATCAGGGGATCACGGGGGAAATTATTGCGTGTGACCGCCCCCTATTGGATTCTCGTATCGCTTATCCTCATAACACGTCTTATACCTGGGGTCAGAGAGGTGCTCAATTCTTTTGCGTGGGAATGGACTCTGCTCGATACGTTTCACGGGAGGTTCGAGCCTTTTTATCACCCCGGAACCATGCTGTTTGTGGGGTTTGTTGCCGGCGCACTCGTGCAGCGTGCAGGACAAGCTGATATGAAAGCGGCTGTTTCCCAGTCCATCAAAAAGCTCCTGCCGGTAACAATTGCTCTTGTTGCCATGCTGAGTCTTTCCCGTATCATGATTCATTCGGGTATGATCGATTCTCTCTCTGCAGGAGCCGCCCATGCAGCGGGAAGTTTCTGGCCGATTCTTTCTCCAATGGTCGGGGTGCTGGGAACATTTGTAACCGGCTCGGCCACAGCCTCAAATATTCTGTTTACCGATTTCCAGCAGACGGTTGCGCGGAATCTTGGCCTTCCTGTTCTCACCATGATCGGGGCGCAGGGTTTCGGGGCAGCAGTAGGCAACATCATCTGCCCGCATAACATTATCGCCGGAGGGGCTACGGTAGGTCTGGCCGGCCAGGAGGGAAAGATACTGGGGAAAACAATTTTGGCATGTTCGGTCTATTCGCTTTTGGGCGGACTACTGGCAATTTGGCTGACACGATGA